tatcTTTTGTCAACAACTTAGGCGGAAGTGAGATCTCTGCGTAGCGCAAGTAATAATCCGTCCGGAACACGgtgtattaaataataaaatataacttaacaaagcttcgaggcagatcaattttcctcgaggaattttaataatcgcggtactcgaatcactcgaggaatcaCTTCAGCCCTGTTTTTATCCAATATTTTTCTCACAAATCTGCTATAAATCCAGGAGATTCCTCACCCCATTTACTTGTCTGTTCCACAGTTCAGAATTAGATAGcaaactgatttgatttgtgCATTTCAGGTGTAACGTCATCTCACCCCTTGACAGTGCGGACCAGAATAATGATGATGCTGGTGCTGGGTGTGTGGCTGGCCTGACGGCCCACCGCTCTGCTCAGCCGGACAGCCTTGGCTAGGGTAGGAACTTCTCTGGGGGTCAGCACAGTAGAAAgggttggatggatgaaaacCACTCGCTGGATACTGGTTTTGTGCAGTGTTGTAGACTCCATGGCCGTTTGGATAGCCTCCTGGCATTACCTTTAACCAAAGCAAAGAAGAGATTTACCATTTGTAGAAATGTGCAGTTTTATGTAGGTGTAAtataaatgtgagaaaaatgaaaagcattcAGGAGAGGCTTAGAAAGATTAGTAGATTAACTCCAACTTGTTTGGACCAAGGCAGGTCGGGTTGTGTTGCATAATGACCTGTACCTGTGGATTGTACTGTTGCTGAACATCTGATCCCGAGGGATAAGTGTTTGCATAGTGTCCAGTGGAGTGAGACTGTGGATACCAGTAATGTGAAGGGTAACCTGGGTACTGGGGAGCATCCTGTAAACATAtgccacaaagaaaaaaacagtacatTAATGtttaacaggaagtggtagcTGACACAGTCAGGCTGCCTGTCCTTAAACAAACAATATCGGATTTAACAATTACAATGGCTCAATTACTGCGCTGGCTGGACCGGTTTAGGACAAACTCTTCATACACTGCAGCCAAGCTGAATTTACTCACGTGTCAGATTAAATATCGTCAACATGCAGGTTGTGTCTAGTGAAAAAGCCGAAACCTGAACAGGAGCTTTACAAGCAAGCTAGTTGTAACTATTACATAATGCCAGCTAGCTCAGTTAGCCGTGCAGCTAATACTTAACATTTCTCTACGTAAGCCACTTCGGTATCATACACTGATTCCcctaggttttatttttcttgatattAAACACGTTGCATTgcgttttttttaaagcaaatattacTATTTAAACCCTTTTCATTCACTCACCATAGCGCTATTCCAGTTTCCGTGGTTATTTCCCGAGTTACAAGTCGAGGGCCAGTCAGGTTTCAGATTTGACTGCATTTGACGGTGATGCTTTAGCTACGTGCGTTTGCGGCCAGCCGTCCCGTCATCTGTCattgtaaaggaaaaaaaacaaaaacatttaactagCACAGCGATACTTATTTAAGCTGCCAGGATTCCCAGAGCGGTTTCTTCGCGGAAGTGCAGGTCGTCAGATTAAAGTCAGGAAACGATAGTGAGGCGAAGCTAAGGGAAGTACTGGCCTGTCCctttaaacaaacaaagagGGAACAAAATATCAAGATGTCTCACTCAAACGCATTTTTATGGCATCGTGAAAATCTTTACAGAGTGATCAGCCCTAACATGTACTCTAAATGTGTTTACATTGCaataacagaaatgtaaaattatcGGCACTACCTTGTTGTGCTTAcatgagaaatattttcctcaaatacttttttttgttttttaactaaTCTTATGAAACTTTACAATATCAATAGCCTATAAACGATCTTTGGTGGCACATTTACTTCAACAGTCTCTTAAGAACTGATAAGAATCCAAAATCGACTCAAACTATAtcattttattaatacattttaacatgtcTTTTGTTGGGGTCTTTCTTCGAAAAGTTTGATCTATACTACTTCAGAACACcaggtattaaacattttatttttatgtgggCCACTACACACACAGAgtaatattatatttttgttttatagcatTTAATATAACGTTGACCAACCCATTGGAGATATTAAAGCTTCAACATTTTCCACCAGGCTTAAGGGATGCGTGGGAATTTATGACCATCCCTCCCATAGTCTCCACGCCAATTAATTGAAAAGTATTGTGTTAGATTGGAGTCAGGAAATTCAACAAACCTGCTTGTCCTTTCCTTTTTGAACCCTACTTTTACAAATGTTTATAGAATCACTCTCCGTGGGCGCTGGAAATTAAGTACTCAGACAAAAATAGGGATGTAGAGTTAAAACTGTAAACACCAGAGGGAATACATATACcaggtaagaaaaaaagaaatacaatttaagGAAAGAGTGAAATATTAAGATACTTGTGTGGTTTTTTCCAGTCTCGTAGTAAGATATTCATAACTACAAGCAAGGTGAAAATGTACTCACTTTTATCGTAGCAAGTACCGTTTACTTGAACcagaaggtggcggtaatgcaagTCAAATGATGGCAACCTACGTTACGtagtagtagaagaagaaggcACTTCCTGCGCAGATGTTAAGAGAAACatattctgaaatattcatgGCTTGACGGTAAATAAATGTgctggaagtgaaaaaaaaaataccgaAGCTCAAGATGAACTATGTACCAGGGACGGCGAGCCTCATTGACGACATCGACAGTAAGCTGGAAGCATCAATTATTCCTCCTTTGCACAGAACATTCTGCTTTCTCCGGAGAGACTTGAAATATTTGTATGCacattaaatgtgtaatttagtGCGCTTCGTGTTCGGTTCTACCCTGCAGAAAAGCACCTGGTGTTGCTCCGAGACGGCAGGACTCTGATTGGTTACCTCAGGAGCATCGACCAGTTTGGTACAGCTTCTTTAAATCAGCTCcactttgattttgttttttccacactAGATAATCGAGTCGAATCAGTTCAGTTTGCTTAACTAGTTCaccatttttacatgttttaccgACAACTCTCTTGACATGCGTCCTGCTTTTGTTTCTCAGCCAATTTAGTGTTTCACCAGACGGTGGAGCGCATCCACGTGGGGAAAAAGTTTGGAGACATCCCGAGAGGAATTTTCATCGTGAGAGGGGAGAACGTAGTCCTGCTTGGAGAGATGGTACTGGCATTCTTactttgctctttttgtttgttactATGACGCAAACTGGTGTCCAGCAGCGTTGCGTTATTgcaaaattaaaccaaaaaaaaaaaaaatgctgctggtCAAGTGTTAGGCTAATTTTACTCAAGCCCAGTGGAGGAGGTGAAAAATATTACCAGGTGGCAATGATGATGCGGTAACATAAGTTTGTTTTGTGGCTAAGAATATAGAAAAAGGTGATCATGATTTCATGTATCACTACAAAgttattcttttttctctcgATTGTAAGAGAATAGATTTAATGTAATGTACGTTTTAAGTTGTATTTACAAGTTCTTGACACTTATTGCAGCTTATGCAGTAAGTGTCTGTCAAAACACCTCATTTGGAATACTGATGTAGGAATATTTGCAAAAGCTTCTTTGCCAAAATATACaagttcaattcaaattcagcaataaaacaaaatatttatttacccCCAAAGAACAACTAAAGGTCTTAAAGTATTTCCAGTTAGTCGTCGTGGATTGTGATTCTGTGGGCAGGACGGAtctctggtagcagtcagtcctGCAACAAACCTAAAAAAAGTGACTTAAGATTGTTCCTGTGTGATAGTCTCATGACTGTGATGATATGATATAGGTTCAATTTCCAGGTAtccttgtattttaaaaaaaaaattaaagcaggtTTATGTTATTAAAAGCTAAAATCTTTATTCTCAAATGTCCAATACATGAGCTTCAATAATTGACCTGGATAGTATTTGTCACAGTTAATTGACTTGTAAGTGTTCTTTATTCAATTAAGCTGAGTATGTGGAATGCCATCAAAAACatctacaaaaaaaagctattgGAGCATGTTAGAAAACTGGCTGCTCGGCGCAACCTGCTGCTTATATAAGCAGAAGGTAACAAGAGTTAGTAACTTTAAAAAGCtaagaaaatatcattttattGCTCCTGTAATCTGTCTTCATGTGAGGCACTTAAAAACTAAGTTGAAAACACTCAGTCTAAAGTCCAAACCCTacagaaaaagattttatttttgaatattgaaCATACTTTAAGTGAGCGCaagattaaaaacatgacacttttgaaaacagaaaatagtagTAGAGATTTCTAGGCCAACGCACAGAGCAAGGCTGAGTCATAGAGCCAGACGCTTGTCACACTCTAAATGTACATCATGTATTGAGTCCTAAATGTGTACTGGCAATAATACAGCCTGTACTATTACATTAGCTTCAGAATGCTTTCTATGACTACTGTTGGTAGCAAACATGCAGAGCCCTCCACTATTTTTATCACTGGtgataaagatgtgtaaaaagcctttaaatgaacttgtttttctATTGCGTGAGCTTCATATCTCtgagaaatgcagaaaaagaaatccagcttttcttttgacTACATTCATTCAGCCAGAAAACAGTCACGCATAAAGAAATACAAGTTACAAATGGTACTCCTAAGACTTCATATAAACATAAGGTAactgaagcatttatttttaatcctggctttttgaaaaaataatgaagtttCAAGGAACTTCCAGTTAATAATCTATGACTTTGCTCTACTGAGGTAAAAATATGACATGACACACAGGGACATTTCTCTTTGCCACGCTTCAAAGTGTGAAAGAGTAGATAacaggcttctttttttttttttacgttatGGGGCTGCATACATTTGTTCAAATCATAAAATTTCTATAAGGAAAAAAATGCCGCTAAGCTAAACTTGGTCCGTATGCACTGTTAGAGCTACTATTAAACTAGGAAATgagtataaaaaataaaagctgtttctcTCCAACATACTAGATGTAACTCCACTGTAATTTTTAACTGGAACCATGGTCAGATGAGGCTAAGGTTGATCTGTTGTGCAGCACacactgcaggtgtgtgtgtgtgtagtgttaaaaataaatttgtggaAAATCACATCATGCCGATTGTCATTCGTTGTGGAGGATCTGCTTCCTTCTCTTCCAAAAGCCCATCAAAATCTTAAGATTTTGTTGATTCGTGGACTGCTTGACATTCAAGGACGCAAAAAACCCttcatgtttataaaaaaaaaggtgaagatAGGGCATCATCTGGCCTTTTAACAGAATAATGACTCAATACATATGGCCAAATGCAAAAATGGATCACCAGGCAAAAATTAACCTTCTTCCAAGGTCATCACAGtcccaaatcaaaacaaaaaacctcgTGAGTGAGCTGAAGAGAGCAAGATAGAGAACCAAGGACTCTGGTGACCTAAACGGATTGTGTAAAGAGCAGTAGTTACAATTTCTCTGTATGCTATCTAATATCTAAAGAGAAAAATTGCCCTTCTGTCGCATAGGTCGTTGTACAAAATCTGAACAGCAGGGGGTGCCAGTGAGAGCAGGGGGGTGTACTTGTGTTCAAGTAAATGTGCTAAATTAAACATGTAGTTTGATTTGAGATTATTctgctacaataaaaaaatatattttttaaggattttgttttacatatttgctagaGGTGTCGGTAAACATGGAGGTTATTGTTCTGTCCGCATTTACTGTTCTATCTAATGTGTAACCTATTTAAATTAAGGCTAGATCAAGTGTATGGATGTGATACTAACATGATCATCCCTTTGAATTagagttttgtctgatttagtCTCATTTACCATTTTAGGTTAATTTCATCAGTCGTGTTTCtcattataaatttttttttaattgctcatAAACGGGTGTAAGTGCTGCTGATGATTTCTTTGCTGGCCCCCTTTGATGAAACATTAGTTGCAGAACAGTTGGGGAGTCGGTGTTTGAAGAAGCAGAGAACATAACGTGTGGATCTTTAGTGAAGTTGTAGGTATCATAAACAGTTGGGCTGTGACGTGGAGTGTGTGTCTTTCTGTAGGACGTGGATAAGCCCTGCGACACCATCCTGCAGCAGGTCTCCATCGAAGAGATCCTAGAGGAgcagcggctgcagcagcaAGCCAAGCAGGAGACGGAGAAAGTCAAGCTGCAGGTCCTGAAGGATCGAGGCCTCTCCGTTCCCAAAGCGGATAACTTGGACGAGTACTAAAGCAGCTTTCtttcgtttttcttttctcacgagcctttttctcagtttgtatCGGACTGGCAACTTGTACCTTTGATCCGaggagttttgtgttttgtgggcAGAATTTTCAAGTTGGATCTATTTACTGTACTGGtcgatttttattttaagtattgGGAGGAAAATGTGATCAGCTCATCTCAGTTTTGCAAGATCATAGcggtaaagtaaaaaaaaaaaaaaaaaaagttgttttcccAAATTACTGTTAGTAGATTTGAGTATATAGAAGCACTTTGTATTTTGTCACAATGTGGTGAGCTTTCATGTTTGAGGATGTCTGGGTCTGCTAATGATGAGCACTACTTTCTCAAATAAAAGAATTAGTCTGTCATTATGGGAGCTGCTTGAGAAAACGTATAATCATATCATTTAATCGTTCCTCTGTCTCTGATGTATGCATTGCTAtaaaagcagtttatttttagaatgaCCCATCAGGGTGCGTCCTGCAGAGTGACCTCCTACACGGGACTTTGCAGATCTACAAGCAAAAAGCATCATTCACTGTGGCAATTGAATTTAGGCAGATCAGTGGATCAGACAGCTTGTGTCCTGTTGCGTCCGGATAGATCGATCCTATCTGCCCTCATCAGTCAATAATCCGCCTGTTAATTGTTTGGACTAATGATGATCGTGTAACAGAGCTCCCGTGCGGGAGACGAATTTTGCATGCAGCCAACTATTAAACCAATTATTGCCACTGCCACATGGTTTTGCCCTCTTCCGCTGCTCAATATGTTTAATGTCATTAGTATCATTACTTGTTTTAATGCAGGGGAGAGACACACAGCCTGTCTGTGAAGGGAAGGTTCCCTGAGAGATCTAAAGTAAATTTATAAAGCGTGTGATTTCCTCAggtcttcaaaataaaagttgcaaattagtgtttaacttcagtttttttgtaatagtttttttttttcaatttaaaggGAAGAGTTAAGTATTTTTTGCCTAGTTCTGTAAAATACttgaaaacatttccacatatatTTTCACACCTCTTTCTCAAAGACCCTTTAGTAAACTTTATCCTTGCCAGACTCTCCccgtggatctctgcagctcctccagtgtTACCATGGGCCTCTTGTCAGTGTATGTTAGGGATCCCGAGCTCCAGTTCTCACAGGAAGGTGTCCTGCAAACATTTGGAGCAGTTTATAGTCCAGTCTACCTGAATTAAATAGCTTCATTACATTCAGCAGAGTTCTGCTAGTGATTTGAGTATTGGATCTGTGTGTGTAGAAGCAGATGCTCACCTAGAAGACGTAGAAGGATGAGGTCGGAAATTCGACAGCCCTGATTTTATTGGGCAGCAATGTAGCTCCATACTCTTTCTATTTCTTTAAACTTCTCAAACTCTTTCTCCCTGGCctgtcttcatgatgctgtttgttctctaatgttcccTAAGAAACAACTGAGATCAAAGGACGTCTGGATTTATCATAAGATTAAATTATACAGCGTTGCATtctgttttgtaaatatgtgtCTTCTGAAGGCAGTCGGTGAGATTCTCAAGAGTAAAGGAGCTTGGATAGAAATGCATGgcacattttttagatttgggaaaatatttagaaaattatggatctttttttttatttcataattattcACCGCTGCGTGTAGATTTAACACACAACATTCCAAAAAGACACATTCAAAATTATAGTTAAGAGAGAAAATGTCAATAACTTAAaggtgtgtgaatacttttacaactGAGATGGCTATGTTTTAAGGCAGAACAGAAGTTAAAAGTCAGatctaaaattatttagcaGTTATTTCCATTACATCTCTATGCAGTTGGCTGCGACGCCCCCCTTCCCATAAGGACTGAGGTAGAACCCTGGCTTGACATGTGATGCCAACAAAGGAAGTAGCATTAAGTGCGATCGAAGTGATGGCTAATAGCCCCTGGTCCTTAATCATCCCTGGATGCCCTTAGAAATTACATTTACGAAGATCAATGTGCGTTTCC
The genomic region above belongs to Xiphophorus maculatus strain JP 163 A chromosome 12, X_maculatus-5.0-male, whole genome shotgun sequence and contains:
- the lsm1 gene encoding U6 snRNA-associated Sm-like protein LSm1, producing MNYVPGTASLIDDIDKKHLVLLRDGRTLIGYLRSIDQFANLVFHQTVERIHVGKKFGDIPRGIFIVRGENVVLLGEMDVDKPCDTILQQVSIEEILEEQRLQQQAKQETEKVKLQVLKDRGLSVPKADNLDEY